The bacterium genome includes the window GCGCGATGCCGGAGACCGAGCTCGCCTACACGGCGACGGCCGGCATGCTGGCGTCCCTGCGCGACAGCCACACGTTCTTCCTCGATCCCGCCGCGCTGCGCGAGAGCCGGCGGCAGATCTCGGGCAACCCCGGGTTCACCGGCATCGGCGTGACGATCGTCTCGCGCAAGGACCAGGCCGGGACGGCGTGGATCTTCGTGGAAGACGTGTTCCCCGGCTCTCCGGCCGCGAGCGCGGGGGTCCGGCGCTTCGACCGCATCGTCGAGGTCGACGGCAAGTCGCTCAAGAACGTCAACGTCATCGACGCCAGCCAGATGATCCGCGGACCATCCGGGTCGACGGCCTCGCTCGTCATCCAGCGCGGGTCGCAGTCGACCCCGCTGTCGGTCGTCCGCGCGCCGATCCGCGTGCCGCCGGTCGAGGCGCGGTTCGCGTCCCCCGGCGTCGCGTACCTGAAGGTGTTCGGCTTCTCGCAGGGCGCCGGCCGGAGTTTGCGTGACGCGATCGTCAGGCTCGAACACGACCAGACGGTCAAGTCCGCGATCCTGGACCTCCGCGGCAATCCGGGCGGGCTGATCATCGAGGCCGCGAGCGTGGCCGGCATCTTCCTCCCGCCGCGCACGGTGCTCGCCCGCATCCGGGAGCGCGGACAACAGCCGAGCGTGCTGCGGACGAGCGGGA containing:
- a CDS encoding S41 family peptidase; this encodes MASPHASPLRSLVAGLLVAAVLLAPFTQTQHASAADGSLVLAAIRVLQEDYVDPVQPVPLLNAAIATLRKATNLGTDALPDIAANTSASDAAAQWSSAFTRAAQAGAMPETELAYTATAGMLASLRDSHTFFLDPAALRESRRQISGNPGFTGIGVTIVSRKDQAGTAWIFVEDVFPGSPAASAGVRRFDRIVEVDGKSLKNVNVIDASQMIRGPSGSTASLVIQRGSQSTPLSVVRAPIRVPPVEARFASPGVAYLKVFGFSQGAGRSLRDAIVRLEHDQTVKSAILDLRGNPGGLIIEAASVAGIFLPPRTVLARIRERGQQPSVLRTSGTTLLEKAPLVVLIDAQSASASEILAGAFRDYQRGTLVGEKTAGALGGSVTVALPEGGMSVTVERIQTPKNTAVEAVGIVPNVPVTLSVADMERGQDTQLEAALRALHVAWEWLLHAA